In Aedes albopictus strain Foshan chromosome 3, AalbF5, whole genome shotgun sequence, the following are encoded in one genomic region:
- the LOC109412611 gene encoding condensin complex subunit 2: protein MTPVAVVESPLRRSDQSRLFRTPRAVSHEEVNDDEAERRIRRSAATLDDSTVAGGSTVEDNENIKMCLQLYSDNKLSKDNAWSVTIIDTFSKLMARHSNTLQNFQVAGSTLEASTKVYGLRVDSVHTDVMRMCSELTRQSARAMDNNREDEDEDDGADKENDVSVAAGGADKATQEPKAKKKRARKVVSTITKNKDSINAPLDTNPFTDPFFAKLNSVVGDVNSTSRLMQNLVPTENAELRLRMDYPFWDDSESPELNCEEEEDYNDCEKTSTTLYGVLRTNKLHQRLAGYVITDTPAEDEDDEEDKMKDTDDVQLRDGQAEPLAMNRSALDVQFDIDAEVEPVPVGDAYIIDYASADAMGGPEHDDEFNDEDQIALQNCRGLKRKTVLIEDMRPIDSSSVNLEYSYRALDNISQFWAGPSHWKFKRSKNPRSMSMRHTLGTTDADGKTKQKVTRKKKRFEVDVLDDMISVAEELFPGYNPNRPVKNITHLKSLICKKWDSKKLKLPTDFHLERNRFDVNKFARGMKLQEFDAAPEPDVPVDEYDYSNPVDQNYCSRVMNDEIDPEADPVPDFAGGSGDDHQNFDDIAAGEDGGGGTGQPLNTSLDFIPTEFQGAPDRVMKINIAYAKTAKVVDMKQLKSCCWRLIQERTSQCPAEAPAGSSSNVSFSEGKATFTEIFRELPHILSKSMSENISKSLAFYSVLHLTNERSLRLVRQEDLQDFTILPPA, encoded by the exons ATGACGCCAGTGGCCGTGGTGGAGTCTCCGCTGCGGAGATCCGATCAATCCCGTCTTTTTCGGACGCCGCGAGCTGTGTCCCACGAA GAGGTGAACGATGACGAGGCGGAACGTCGGATACGACGGTCGGCGGCCACCCTGGACGACAGCACGGTGGCCGGGGGATCGACTGTCGAGGATAACGAGAACATCAAGATGTGCCTGCAGTTGTACTCGGATAAT AAACTGAGCAAGGACAATGCCTGGTCGGTGACGATTATTGATACGTTTTCGAAGTTGATGGCGCGCCACTCGAACACCTTGCAGAATTTCCAGGTTGCTGGTTCGACGCTGGAGGCTTCCACCAAAGTGTACGGTCTCCGGGTTGACTCTGTGCACACCGATGTGATGCGTATGTGCTCGGAACTCACTCGGCAGT CTGCCCGTGCAATGGACAACAATCGCGAAGATGAAGATGAGGACGACGGCGCTGACAAGGAAAACGATGTCAGTGTGGCAGCTGGTGGAGCGGACAAAGCTACGCAAGAACCCAAAGCGAAAAAGAAGCGGGCCCGGAAGGTGGTCAGTACAATTACGAAGAACAAGGATAGCATCAATGCCCCGCTGGATACCAACCCGTTTACAGATCCGTTTTTCGCTAAACTTAACTCAGTGGTCGGTGATGTTAATAGTACCAGTCGGCTGATGCAAAACCTAGTTCCTACGGAGAATGCCGAATTGAGACTGCGAATGGATTATCCCTTTTGGGACGATTCGGAGTCACCTGAGTTGAACTGCGAAGAGGAAGAAGACTATAACGATTGCGAGAAGACATCAACCACGCTCTACGGGGTTCTCAGGACAAATAAACTCCACCAGAGGCTAGCCGGATACGTGATAACGGATACTCCCGCTGAAGATGAAGACGACGAAGAAGATAAAATGAAAGACACTGACGACGTGCAACTCCGAGATGGCCAGGCGGAACCACTTGCCATGAACCGTTCCGCGTTGGATGTCCAGTTCGACATTGATGCGGAAGTGGAACCGGTTCCTGTTGGCGATGCTTACATTATCGATTACGCTTCTGCGGACGCGATGGGCGGACCGGAACATGATGACGAGTTCAACGATGAAGACCAGATTGCGCTTCAAAACTGTCGAGGTCTCAAACGGAAAACCGTCCTCATTGAAGACATGCGTCCAATCGATTCCTCCTCGGTGAACCTTGAGTACTCCTATCGTGCTCTGGATAACATCTCACAATTCTGGGCTGGTCCTTCCCATTGGAAGTTCAAACGGTCAAAGAATCCACGCAGCATGTCGATGCGACACACTCTCGGAACAACGGATGCAGACGGTAAAACAAAACAGAAAGTAActcggaagaaaaaacggttcgAGGTTGACGTTCTAGACGACATGATCAGCGTGGCGGAAGAGTTGTTTCCTGGTTACAACCCGAATCGCCCGGTGAAAAACATTACCCACCTGAAAAGTTTAATCTGTAAAAAGTGGGACTCCAAAAAGTTGAAGTTGCCTACGGATTTTCACCTGGAACGGAATCGCTTCGATGTGAATAAATTTGCCCGGGGCATGAAACTGCAGGAGTTCGACGCGGCTCCGGAACCGGATGTACCAGTCGATGAGTACGACTACAGCAATCCCGTCGATCAGAACTACTGCAGTCGAGTTATG AACGATGAAATCGATCCCGAAGCAGATCCGGTGCCAGACTTCGCTGGAGGATCGGGCGACGATCATCAAAACTTTGACGATATCGCAGCAGGAGAGGATGGAGGCGGCGGAACAGGTCAACCGCTCAACACCAGCCTTGACTTCATACCTACAGAATTCCAAGGAGCACCGGATAGG GTAATGAAAATCAACATTGCGTACGCGAAAACGGCCAAGGTGGTGGACATGAAGCAGCTGAAATCGTGTTGCTGGAGGCTCATCCAAGAGCGCACTAGCCAATGCCCTGCCGAAGCGCCTGCTGGCAGTAGCAGCAATGTCAGTTTTTCCGAGGGAAAAGCCACATTTACCGAAATTTTCCGAGAATTACCCCACATCCTGTCGAAGTCGATGAGCGAAAATATTTCCAAATCGTTAGCATTCTATTCAGTGCTGCATCTGACCAACGAACGATCACTCCGGTTAGTGCGGCAAGAGGATTTGCAAGATTTTACAATTCTACCGCCTGCGTAA